The Ahaetulla prasina isolate Xishuangbanna chromosome 3, ASM2864084v1, whole genome shotgun sequence genome window below encodes:
- the TRHR gene encoding thyrotropin-releasing hormone receptor, with translation MENNTGNGQNETELLPNLEVVTTEYQVVTIFLVLLICGLGIVGNIMVVLVVLRTKHMRTPTNCYLVSLAVADLMVLVAAGLPNITESIYGFWVYGYIGCLCITYLQYLGINASSCSITAFTIERYIAICHPIKAQFLCTFSRAKKIIIFVWAFTSIYCMLWFFLLDLNREVYKEATVVSCGYKVSRSYYSPIYMMDFGIFYVMPMILATVLYGLIARILFLNPISSDTKENSATWKDDLVLSTKTKATNKSINNAVASRRQVTKMLAVVVVLFAFLWMPYRTLVVINSFLSQPFQEHWFLLFCRICIYLNSAINPVIYNLMSQKFRAAFKKLCKCQQKQLEKPTNYSVALNYSIIKETEHFNTELEDITVTEAYLSSTKVSFDDNCVTSEVM, from the exons ATGGAGAACAACACAGGCAATGGACAGAATGAGACAGAACTTCTGCCAAATCTGGAGGTGGTCACTACTGAATACCAAGTGGTCACTATCTTTTTGGTTCTCCTTATTTGTGGGTTAGGCATTGTGGGCAACATCATGGTGGTATTGGTGGTACTTAGGACAAAGCACATGAGAACCCCTACTAATTGTTACCTGGTCAGCCTTGCAGTAGCTGACCTCATGGTCCTTGTGGCTGCTGGACTACCCAACATTACTGAAAGCATTTATGGCTTCTGGGTTTATGGCTACATTGGATGCCTCTGCATTACTTACCTCCAATATCTGGGTATCAATGCTTCTTCTTGCTCTATTACTGCCTTCACTATTGAGAGGTACATTGCTATTTGCCATCCCATCAAAGCTCAGTTTCTATGCACTTTCTCCAGAGccaaaaaaatcatcatttttGTCTGGGCATTCACCTCTATCTATTGCATGCTCTGGTTTTTCTTACTGGATCTTAACAGGGAAGTCTACAAAGAAGCCACGGTAGTGTCTTGTGGATATAAAGTGTCTCGGAGTTACTACTCTCCAATCTATATGATGGACTTTGGGATATTCTATGTCATGCCAATGATCTTAGCAACTGTCCTCTATGGGTTGATTGCTAGGATTCTGTTTCTGAACCCCATTTCATCCGACACTAAAGAAAATTCTGCAACATGGAAGGATGATTTGGTTCTCTCAACCAAAACCAAAGCAACCAATAAGAGCATCAACAATGCTGTGGCTTCAAGAAGACAG GTTACAAAGATGCTGGCCGTGGTTGTAGTCCTTTTTGCCTTCTTGTGGATGCCCTACAGGACCTTGGTGGTCATTAACTCCTTCCTGTCTCAACCTTTCCAAGAACATTGGTTCCTGCTGTTCTGTAGGATTTGCATTTACCTTAATAGTGCCATCAACCCTGTTATTTATAACCTCATGTCCCAAAAATTCCGAGCAGCCTTCAAAAAACTCTGTAAGTGCCAACAGAAACAGCTGGAGAAACCTACCAACTACAGTGTAGCCCTCAACTACAGCATCATTAAggaaactgaac